The following coding sequences lie in one Treponema socranskii subsp. buccale genomic window:
- a CDS encoding helix-turn-helix transcriptional regulator, whose product MKSSTSYYAAFTWLFHFLTAALSFVVVVAILSAAHEKMVLRAISNMTGELVQYADSTAKQVHTMLTACTYQNFYNPQVTKLRTQADVSNFDAILAIRVLNSFTSSNGFIDSVYVYNARRAYVYSTKETGSDTCGDFPDRGAVELLTSKDARYPYLIWRGDVYSLIISETDARGVCTNAMMVNFDAKEFNKLYFQFPYDNCVLYRLDTDEIVFPDVVSENTASCDFSAIRNASALSGYITVKPRASGYAAGKKVRDTSFIYSYLADPQLYYIRCIDADRLSYELESFRTTAVQVAAIILVSWLFVSLLILIRFYVPLKKVVNFLAVQIGQNASSGDAVFNNIDQYLQKELVSKEASVSILKREYLKQLLTSPAPDDADLQTAFGGFETELDTSRPLYIVLTASELLPGVERTAAQPASTAAEKSAAESVKCAPAETARQGDAPCAAERVAVDDLFAFIVQFSSEEKASAYFERIAGNEKAFAVISEKICGACDMYRSFTRLRELYAARIFYREKGAAYERYIDTRKSGMRYPEAIEAKLMQALRAGNRAAAEASYGDTVRELCEYRYAAIVFNLKRLYVNLTAALDGTSSAEKEERLYDSADRIALVIEQAKDISDIDTEYYALMEKICAQSEEQHKQKQKKTAERIKRIVDEQLYDAQLSSKAIADSLGLSDTYVSKLFKASENISIANYINEARMAHAKRLLLETDLTIKEIAERIGISNGQYFYVLFRKYFGASPAQFRMRPEQRTEKVHGDD is encoded by the coding sequence ATGAAAAGTTCTACTTCGTATTACGCGGCATTTACGTGGCTGTTTCACTTTCTCACTGCAGCTCTGTCCTTTGTCGTCGTCGTTGCGATTTTGAGCGCGGCGCACGAAAAAATGGTACTGCGCGCCATTTCCAATATGACCGGCGAACTCGTGCAGTATGCCGACAGCACGGCAAAACAAGTGCACACGATGCTGACCGCCTGCACATATCAGAACTTTTACAATCCCCAAGTAACGAAACTGCGCACACAGGCCGACGTTTCCAATTTTGACGCGATACTCGCGATCAGGGTATTGAATTCGTTTACGAGCTCGAACGGCTTTATCGATTCGGTGTACGTGTACAACGCTCGCCGCGCATACGTCTATTCGACAAAGGAAACGGGTTCCGATACGTGCGGCGATTTTCCCGACAGGGGGGCCGTCGAATTGCTGACCTCAAAGGACGCGAGGTATCCGTATTTGATTTGGAGGGGCGATGTGTATTCGCTTATCATTTCGGAAACGGACGCCCGTGGCGTATGCACGAATGCGATGATGGTCAATTTCGACGCAAAAGAATTTAATAAATTGTATTTTCAATTTCCGTACGACAACTGCGTGCTCTACCGCCTCGATACCGATGAAATCGTGTTTCCCGATGTCGTTTCCGAAAATACGGCTTCCTGCGATTTTTCGGCGATACGGAACGCTTCGGCACTTTCGGGCTACATAACGGTAAAACCGCGCGCATCGGGGTATGCGGCGGGAAAGAAGGTGAGAGACACATCGTTTATCTATTCGTATCTTGCAGACCCGCAGCTCTACTATATACGCTGCATCGACGCCGATAGGCTTTCGTATGAACTCGAAAGCTTTCGGACGACCGCCGTACAGGTTGCCGCGATTATTCTCGTAAGCTGGCTTTTCGTTTCGCTGCTCATATTGATTCGCTTTTACGTTCCTCTGAAAAAAGTTGTTAATTTTTTAGCCGTGCAGATCGGACAAAACGCTTCGAGCGGTGATGCGGTTTTTAATAATATCGATCAGTATCTTCAAAAAGAGCTCGTAAGCAAAGAAGCATCCGTTTCCATATTGAAGCGCGAATACTTAAAGCAGCTGCTTACCTCTCCCGCTCCGGACGATGCCGATTTGCAAACGGCTTTCGGCGGATTCGAAACCGAACTCGACACATCGCGTCCTTTGTACATCGTTTTGACCGCGTCCGAACTTTTGCCGGGTGTCGAACGAACGGCAGCGCAACCGGCATCGACGGCGGCAGAAAAATCCGCCGCCGAATCTGTAAAATGTGCGCCGGCGGAAACCGCGCGGCAAGGGGATGCTCCGTGTGCGGCGGAACGCGTTGCCGTCGACGATCTCTTTGCGTTTATCGTTCAGTTTTCGAGCGAAGAAAAAGCGTCCGCATATTTTGAGCGCATCGCGGGGAACGAAAAAGCCTTTGCGGTTATTTCCGAAAAAATCTGCGGCGCGTGCGATATGTACCGTTCTTTTACACGGCTTCGGGAATTGTATGCGGCGCGCATCTTTTACCGCGAAAAAGGGGCGGCGTATGAGCGTTATATCGATACGCGGAAAAGCGGCATGCGCTATCCGGAAGCGATCGAAGCGAAATTGATGCAGGCGCTCCGGGCCGGTAACCGTGCGGCGGCGGAAGCCTCTTACGGCGATACGGTACGCGAACTCTGCGAATACCGATACGCCGCGATCGTGTTTAATTTGAAGCGCCTTTATGTAAACCTTACGGCCGCGTTGGACGGTACGTCCTCCGCCGAAAAAGAGGAACGGCTGTACGACAGCGCCGACCGCATCGCTTTAGTCATCGAACAGGCGAAAGATATTTCGGACATAGATACGGAGTATTATGCGCTTATGGAAAAGATCTGCGCGCAGAGCGAAGAGCAACATAAGCAAAAGCAAAAGAAAACGGCCGAGCGGATCAAACGGATCGTCGACGAGCAGTTGTACGATGCACAGCTTTCTTCAAAGGCGATCGCGGACAGTCTCGGCCTGTCCGATACCTATGTTTCGAAATTGTTTAAAGCATCGGAAAATATTTCGATCGCAAATTATATCAATGAAGCGCGGATGGCGCATGCAAAGCGGCTTTTGCTGGAAACCGATTTGACGATAAAAGAGATCGCCGAGCGGATCGGCATATCGAACGGACAATATTTTTACGTGCTGTTTCGAAAATATTTCGGCGCATCTCCGGCGCAGTTCAGGATGCGGCCGGAGCAGCGGACGGAAAAAGTGCATGGCGACGATTAA
- a CDS encoding extracellular solute-binding protein, translating to MATIKDIANLAGVSHGTVSNVLNKKGNVSVQKINLVENAVRQLGFKPNAQAKQLKQGKTNRVAIIVPKLHIKRYGDLYAGVAFVLNDSDYDLTIYSTDDSGEKETKLVDTICAENPSALIVISASLQRIARYKDSMLFYVERRVSDPDAFFYAFDFERAGTELAESAVKNGRRKVAVFCGPARYSCNEDFVRGCISVLKNAGCRCSVFYSEESMCANTAFAIVSDDAAFDAVLVFGHENEEYVKTAHAYYNPASPLQIFTVTNKSMMRGFETSAYELNYKYLGCRIAQRILHKTSEAEKECILPADGFLNPSEALRRIAKREQINLLTLNSPTAYALKALAPSFAAKTGIALKIITMPYDELYKAALESRDSKAYDLIRLDMAWQTEIGGAIFLPLDLSSDPYKTISESFSTKIPRDYYYSDNKIVALPFDISAQMLYYRKDLFEDSLIRRSFFETTKRQLTLPKTYAEYDEIASFFTKSRNKKSPTDYGTSLVIGSSVTAACEFLPRYRSYGGRFYDDTGHIKVTDPLFRKTLIEHIKSAECIPKHTLNWWSEAMNEFASGNTAMTVVFCNHASAIMHYKNSEFVNKIGFSQVPGGFPLLGGGSIGISKNTVKLDAVREFFLWLYSDHTASMISYLGGYINNKKLLSDIDILSLYPWIAGVDAAMADGRRHDEVPNAAFNEYRFEKILGSSIRSALFGILDVDSAIAEAQKNLDAAFNTKIYS from the coding sequence ATGGCGACGATTAAAGACATTGCAAATCTTGCAGGCGTTTCTCACGGAACCGTTTCGAACGTGCTCAATAAAAAAGGAAACGTCAGCGTACAAAAAATCAATCTCGTCGAAAATGCCGTGCGGCAGCTGGGGTTTAAACCCAATGCGCAGGCGAAGCAGCTGAAACAGGGAAAGACGAACAGAGTCGCAATCATCGTACCGAAGCTGCATATAAAACGATACGGCGATCTGTATGCGGGCGTCGCCTTTGTGCTGAACGATTCCGATTACGATCTTACGATTTACAGTACCGACGATTCCGGCGAAAAGGAAACGAAGCTCGTCGATACGATATGCGCGGAAAATCCGAGCGCGCTCATCGTCATAAGCGCTTCCCTGCAGCGTATTGCACGGTATAAAGATTCGATGCTTTTTTATGTGGAACGCCGCGTGTCCGATCCCGACGCGTTTTTTTACGCTTTCGATTTTGAGCGTGCGGGTACGGAGCTTGCCGAAAGCGCCGTAAAAAACGGACGGCGGAAGGTTGCCGTGTTTTGCGGCCCGGCACGATACAGCTGCAACGAAGACTTCGTCCGCGGCTGCATTTCGGTTTTAAAAAATGCCGGCTGCCGCTGTTCGGTTTTTTATTCGGAAGAGTCGATGTGCGCGAATACGGCGTTTGCGATCGTATCGGATGATGCCGCGTTCGACGCCGTACTCGTTTTCGGACATGAAAACGAAGAATATGTGAAAACCGCTCATGCGTATTACAATCCCGCCTCGCCTTTGCAAATTTTTACCGTAACAAATAAATCGATGATGCGCGGATTCGAAACGTCAGCGTATGAATTGAATTATAAATATCTCGGCTGTCGAATCGCACAGCGTATTTTACATAAAACGTCGGAGGCGGAAAAAGAATGTATCCTTCCGGCCGACGGTTTTTTAAATCCGAGCGAAGCTCTTCGCCGCATCGCAAAGCGCGAGCAGATCAATTTGCTTACGCTGAACAGTCCTACGGCCTATGCGCTGAAAGCTCTCGCTCCCTCTTTTGCCGCGAAGACGGGGATCGCGCTGAAAATCATCACGATGCCGTACGACGAATTGTACAAAGCGGCATTGGAGAGCAGGGACAGCAAAGCGTACGATTTGATACGGCTCGATATGGCGTGGCAGACCGAAATCGGCGGAGCGATTTTTTTGCCGCTCGATCTTTCGTCCGATCCGTATAAAACGATTTCCGAATCTTTTTCGACAAAAATTCCGCGCGATTATTATTATTCGGACAATAAAATCGTCGCCTTGCCCTTCGATATAAGCGCGCAGATGCTGTACTATCGGAAAGATCTGTTTGAAGACAGTCTCATACGCCGCTCTTTTTTTGAAACGACGAAGCGGCAGCTTACCCTTCCGAAAACCTATGCGGAATACGATGAAATCGCGTCGTTTTTTACGAAATCGCGGAATAAAAAATCTCCGACCGATTACGGCACATCGTTGGTGATCGGTTCGTCCGTAACGGCGGCTTGCGAATTTTTGCCGCGCTATCGTTCATACGGCGGACGATTTTACGACGATACGGGACATATAAAGGTTACCGATCCGCTCTTTCGCAAAACCTTGATCGAGCACATAAAAAGCGCCGAGTGTATTCCGAAGCATACGCTGAACTGGTGGTCGGAAGCGATGAACGAATTCGCGTCGGGAAATACGGCTATGACCGTCGTCTTTTGCAATCACGCATCCGCGATCATGCACTATAAAAATTCCGAATTTGTCAATAAAATCGGTTTTTCGCAAGTACCCGGCGGCTTTCCGCTTTTGGGAGGGGGCAGTATCGGCATTTCCAAAAATACCGTGAAGCTCGATGCCGTCCGCGAATTTTTTTTATGGCTGTATTCGGATCACACCGCTTCGATGATTTCGTATCTCGGCGGCTATATCAACAATAAAAAATTATTGTCCGATATCGATATTTTGAGTTTGTATCCGTGGATAGCGGGGGTTGACGCGGCGATGGCCGACGGACGGCGCCACGACGAAGTGCCGAACGCCGCATTTAACGAATATCGATTTGAAAAGATACTCGGCTCGTCGATCCGTTCGGCGCTGTTCGGTATTTTGGACGTCGATTCCGCGATCGCCGAAGCGCAAAAAAATCTCGATGCCGCATTTAATACAAAAATATATAGCTGA
- a CDS encoding ABC transporter ATP-binding protein, which yields MAQVVLKHVTKKFEEKSIESVVAVDDFNLEIEEGECFSFLGPSGCGKTTTLRMIAGFEDLTEGEIHLCGRPVSVKSKNLYVPPEERGLGMVFQAFAVWPHMNIFENVALPLKVQKVARNEIKERVAAALSYTNLDGLESLYPGNLSGGQQQRIALARAIVTNPKVMLLDEPLSNLDPKLRESMRFEIKELQKKFNFTIIFVTHDQSEAMALSDRMMVMDMGKIVQIDTPRNLYNKPVNRFVHSFLGKSTFVKVEIKDGKAYPDGDYSQAIPCRLPDDASNGEKRFMAARPNAINLNKSVGYKTKIEKRVFLTDCTEYYVKVGGQMLLVQTPHRVVFRQGEECRVDLVGVMWYKDDDKNSEEERARRQLV from the coding sequence GTGGCTCAAGTCGTATTAAAACACGTTACGAAAAAATTCGAAGAAAAATCGATAGAGTCGGTTGTCGCGGTAGACGACTTCAATCTCGAAATTGAAGAGGGTGAATGCTTTTCGTTTCTCGGCCCGTCGGGCTGTGGCAAAACGACGACGCTCCGCATGATCGCGGGCTTCGAAGATTTAACCGAAGGCGAAATTCATTTATGCGGGCGGCCGGTGTCGGTCAAAAGCAAAAACTTGTACGTGCCGCCGGAAGAACGCGGATTGGGCATGGTGTTTCAAGCGTTCGCGGTGTGGCCGCACATGAACATTTTCGAAAACGTCGCGCTGCCGCTCAAAGTGCAAAAAGTCGCACGAAACGAAATCAAAGAGCGGGTTGCCGCAGCTCTTTCGTATACGAATTTGGACGGATTGGAATCGCTCTATCCGGGGAATCTTTCCGGCGGACAGCAGCAGCGCATCGCTCTTGCCCGCGCGATCGTGACGAATCCGAAAGTCATGCTGCTCGACGAACCGCTTTCGAATCTCGATCCGAAACTGCGCGAGTCGATGCGTTTCGAAATCAAAGAGCTGCAGAAAAAATTCAATTTTACGATCATTTTCGTCACGCACGATCAGTCCGAAGCGATGGCGCTGTCCGACCGCATGATGGTCATGGACATGGGAAAGATCGTCCAAATCGATACGCCGCGCAATCTCTACAACAAACCGGTGAACAGATTCGTGCACAGCTTTTTGGGAAAATCGACCTTTGTCAAAGTCGAAATCAAAGACGGCAAAGCGTATCCCGACGGCGATTATTCGCAGGCCATTCCGTGCCGGCTTCCCGACGACGCGTCGAACGGGGAAAAGCGTTTTATGGCGGCGCGCCCGAATGCGATCAATCTGAATAAATCGGTCGGATATAAAACGAAAATCGAAAAGCGCGTGTTCCTCACCGATTGCACCGAATACTACGTAAAAGTCGGCGGACAGATGCTCCTCGTGCAGACACCGCACCGCGTCGTATTCAGGCAGGGAGAGGAGTGCCGCGTCGATTTGGTCGGCGTCATGTGGTATAAAGACGACGATAAAAACTCCGAAGAAGAGCGCGCCCGTCGCCAACTCGTATAA
- a CDS encoding ATP-binding protein, which yields MIQRKIKETFLHALQFYPITILTGPRQSGKSTFLKNSLPDWNYISLEDPDIREFCKTDPRGFLSSHPEHSIIDEAQRVPELFSYLQTQVDKSGESGQYVLSGSQNFQLMKSISQSLAGRCAVLKLLPFSQKELQSARLLPKDVYEYIYTGGYPRIYDKHIPPARYYADYFETYVQRDIRNLENIGDLLLFTRFIKLCAGRIGQLVNISSLANDCGISSTTATRWLSLLETSFIIYKLKPDFRNFSKRLMKAPKLYFTDTGLACYLLGLKNAEQLAFHYLRGNLFENTVINAFVYNEYNRGNEPDFSYWRDKTGLEIDLLKTGITQDGTETIEAYEIKSGETMSFDYFSNMEKWAKLPGNTRNAKTVIYAGKKRFATKYGTVIPWNKVFN from the coding sequence ATGATACAAAGAAAGATAAAAGAAACGTTTTTACATGCATTGCAATTTTATCCGATAACGATTCTTACCGGACCGAGGCAATCGGGAAAATCAACTTTTTTAAAAAACAGTTTGCCGGATTGGAATTACATTTCGCTTGAAGACCCCGATATACGCGAGTTTTGCAAAACCGACCCCAGAGGATTTTTATCTTCTCATCCGGAACATTCGATTATTGACGAAGCGCAACGGGTTCCCGAACTTTTTTCTTATCTCCAAACGCAGGTAGATAAATCGGGAGAATCCGGACAATACGTGCTTTCAGGTTCTCAAAATTTTCAACTGATGAAATCGATTTCGCAATCTCTCGCGGGAAGATGCGCCGTACTGAAACTACTGCCTTTTTCTCAAAAAGAATTGCAAAGCGCCCGCCTTTTACCTAAAGATGTTTACGAGTACATATATACGGGCGGCTATCCCCGAATCTATGACAAACATATTCCGCCTGCAAGATATTATGCCGATTATTTTGAAACCTATGTGCAGCGTGACATCAGAAATTTGGAAAACATAGGAGACCTTTTGCTTTTTACAAGATTTATAAAACTTTGCGCGGGAAGAATCGGTCAGCTTGTAAACATAAGTTCATTGGCAAACGATTGCGGAATCTCGTCGACAACTGCAACCAGATGGCTTTCTTTACTTGAAACAAGTTTTATAATTTACAAGTTAAAGCCTGATTTTAGAAATTTCAGCAAACGTCTTATGAAAGCGCCTAAGCTGTATTTTACCGATACGGGATTGGCGTGCTATTTGTTGGGATTAAAAAATGCGGAGCAGCTTGCTTTTCATTATCTTCGCGGAAACCTTTTTGAAAACACGGTTATCAACGCCTTTGTCTATAACGAATACAACCGAGGCAACGAACCCGATTTTTCCTATTGGCGCGATAAAACGGGGCTTGAAATCGATTTGCTTAAAACCGGCATCACACAAGACGGTACGGAAACTATTGAAGCGTATGAAATCAAATCGGGCGAAACGATGAGCTTTGACTATTTTTCAAACATGGAAAAATGGGCAAAACTTCCGGGAAATACGCGCAACGCTAAAACCGTTATCTATGCCGGAAAAAAACGCTTCGCCACAAAGTACGGAACGGTTATCCCGTGGAATAAAGTGTTTAATTGA
- a CDS encoding ABC transporter permease, producing the protein MMFKNRNADLAKLDGKRFALNLDGVMTALSFVILFIVVIIPIFMIIYNAFFYEHRFDLGLFARVIGNKDNIGAMWNTIVIAFWVTVLGTIVGLFYAWLLGRSDIPLKGLMRSLFTIPYMFPPFFGAMAWDLMLSSRGGYINNWIMSTFHLQKAPVNINSVWGIIFVEVSYYFPFVFMQVVSALERMDPTLEESARIAGAKQGYVIRRITLPLVLPAISSGALLILISSLAHFGVPSILGFSQNIYTLPTKIYQLINRAAGDFNGIREGAALSVLLVIVVSVALVIQKLVLRSGSYDIIKGKSMRPTLIKLRHGKYPLLVIAFLSLIVIVLVPLVMIFLVGFLKAYGLPLTFANFTFKNYANILFGNKMVTDSIRNSLFLSVSAGVLSMFLGVMIAYVVNKIKPKGKGILEIVSVLPYSIPGTVLAIGVILAWSGVIFHINLYNTIWIILIAYIARYLSFSMKSASASLQQVHPSLEDAARSCGASHSEALKDITLPLIRPAMVSGFFLIFLPAMRELTTSVLLYGPYTRTLGVAIYSLRSDGYIQRASALASVAIILIIVCNTIVTQITKERKGR; encoded by the coding sequence ATGATGTTTAAAAACCGCAATGCCGATTTGGCAAAGCTTGACGGCAAACGTTTTGCCTTGAATCTCGACGGTGTCATGACGGCGCTCAGCTTTGTGATTTTGTTTATCGTTGTCATCATTCCGATCTTTATGATCATCTACAACGCGTTTTTTTACGAACACCGATTCGACTTGGGTTTGTTTGCACGCGTCATCGGCAACAAAGACAATATCGGCGCTATGTGGAATACGATCGTCATCGCGTTTTGGGTGACGGTGCTCGGTACGATCGTGGGGCTTTTTTATGCGTGGCTGCTCGGCAGAAGCGACATCCCGCTCAAAGGCCTCATGCGCAGCCTCTTTACGATCCCGTATATGTTTCCGCCGTTTTTCGGAGCGATGGCGTGGGACTTGATGCTTTCATCTCGCGGCGGCTATATCAACAATTGGATTATGTCGACTTTCCATTTGCAAAAGGCGCCCGTCAACATCAATTCGGTGTGGGGTATCATATTCGTCGAAGTGTCGTATTATTTTCCGTTCGTGTTTATGCAGGTCGTCAGCGCGCTTGAACGCATGGATCCGACGCTCGAAGAATCCGCGCGCATCGCCGGTGCAAAGCAGGGCTACGTTATCAGGAGGATTACGCTTCCGCTCGTGCTGCCTGCCATATCGTCGGGTGCGCTGCTCATCCTCATTTCATCGCTCGCGCATTTCGGCGTTCCGTCGATTCTCGGGTTTTCGCAAAATATCTATACGCTGCCGACGAAGATTTATCAGTTGATAAACCGTGCGGCCGGCGATTTCAACGGCATCCGCGAAGGGGCGGCTCTTTCGGTTTTGCTCGTCATCGTCGTGTCGGTCGCTCTCGTTATTCAAAAGCTCGTGTTGCGCTCGGGCAGTTACGATATCATCAAAGGAAAGAGCATGCGCCCGACGCTGATCAAATTGCGCCACGGAAAATATCCGTTGCTGGTTATCGCATTTTTGTCGCTCATCGTCATCGTGCTCGTACCGCTCGTCATGATTTTTCTCGTCGGATTTTTGAAAGCGTACGGACTGCCGCTTACGTTTGCAAACTTTACGTTTAAAAATTATGCGAACATATTGTTCGGCAATAAAATGGTGACGGATTCGATCCGCAATTCGCTGTTTCTTTCCGTTTCCGCCGGCGTGTTGAGTATGTTCCTCGGCGTTATGATCGCGTACGTTGTCAACAAAATCAAACCGAAGGGCAAGGGCATTTTGGAAATCGTTTCGGTACTTCCGTATTCGATTCCGGGAACGGTACTCGCCATCGGCGTTATTCTCGCGTGGTCGGGCGTTATTTTCCATATCAATTTATACAATACGATTTGGATCATTCTCATCGCGTACATCGCGCGTTATCTGTCGTTTTCGATGAAGTCCGCGTCCGCATCTCTGCAGCAAGTGCATCCGTCTCTCGAAGATGCCGCGCGTTCGTGCGGGGCGTCTCACAGCGAAGCGCTCAAAGACATAACGCTGCCTCTTATCCGGCCGGCGATGGTGTCGGGATTTTTCCTGATCTTTTTGCCCGCCATGCGCGAACTCACCACATCGGTGCTGCTCTACGGTCCGTATACGCGGACGCTCGGAGTGGCGATTTACTCGCTGCGCAGCGACGGTTATATCCAGAGAGCTTCCGCGCTCGCTTCGGTAGCCATCATATTGATCATCGTGTGCAATACGATCGTCACGCAGATTACAAAAGAGAGAAAAGGAAGGTAG
- a CDS encoding ABC transporter substrate-binding protein produces the protein MHKRIAVILTAIMFIAGLISCSKKSAETSEGASSQSGSVMLYSSLKEAQLIAVKEGFTKKYPNIVMDYYAAGTSKVATKMAAEKQSGQIACDLVWVGDPSNYITFKEQGILEAYASPEAAHVDALYKDPENYYCGGRMVVMGFAYNTNTVKPEQAPKTWNDLLDPFYKNQIVMTDPGESGTTFYAVAGLLADAKYGEAYFKKLKAAGTELESGTTSTHTKVAASAYKVCIAVDYVTQTLESDGSPIKFVYPETDLVAISSPIALIKNSANQENGKLLYDYILSEEGQKILSEHGCASIRDDVQKEGSLPPSEIAKRAMKIDDAEIAKHSGDVLAVFDKIFK, from the coding sequence ATGCACAAGCGAATCGCAGTCATATTGACGGCAATCATGTTCATCGCGGGATTGATCTCGTGTTCGAAAAAAAGCGCGGAAACTTCCGAGGGTGCGTCGTCGCAGTCCGGATCGGTCATGTTGTATTCGTCGCTGAAAGAAGCGCAGCTCATCGCGGTAAAAGAAGGGTTTACCAAAAAATACCCGAACATCGTTATGGATTATTACGCTGCGGGAACGAGCAAAGTCGCGACGAAGATGGCTGCGGAAAAGCAGTCGGGGCAAATCGCCTGCGATTTGGTATGGGTCGGCGATCCGTCGAACTATATTACGTTCAAAGAGCAGGGCATCCTCGAAGCCTATGCGTCTCCCGAAGCCGCTCACGTCGACGCGTTGTATAAAGATCCCGAAAATTATTATTGCGGCGGCCGCATGGTCGTCATGGGTTTCGCATACAACACGAATACGGTAAAACCGGAACAGGCGCCGAAAACGTGGAACGATCTGCTCGATCCGTTTTATAAAAATCAAATCGTTATGACCGATCCCGGCGAATCGGGAACGACGTTTTACGCGGTTGCGGGCTTGCTCGCCGACGCGAAATACGGCGAAGCCTATTTTAAAAAATTAAAAGCGGCGGGCACCGAACTTGAAAGCGGTACGACGTCGACGCATACGAAAGTCGCTGCGAGTGCATACAAAGTGTGTATCGCCGTCGACTACGTTACTCAGACGCTTGAAAGCGACGGTTCTCCGATCAAATTCGTGTATCCCGAAACCGATCTCGTCGCCATTTCGAGTCCGATCGCGCTCATTAAAAATTCCGCGAATCAGGAAAACGGCAAACTTTTGTACGATTACATCCTGTCGGAAGAAGGTCAGAAGATTTTGAGCGAACACGGCTGTGCGTCGATCAGAGACGACGTTCAAAAAGAGGGCAGTCTCCCTCCGTCGGAAATCGCCAAGCGCGCTATGAAAATCGACGACGCGGAAATTGCAAAGCACAGCGGCGATGTTCTCGCCGTCTTCGACAAAATCTTCAAATAA
- a CDS encoding SemiSWEET family transporter, whose protein sequence is MSEKKLKILGWIGTVLSVFMYVSYIPQIWGDVHGHKTPFIQPLAAAVNCTIWTAYGLLKEKRDYPLSAANLPGVIFGLIATFAAF, encoded by the coding sequence ATGAGCGAAAAAAAATTAAAAATTTTAGGCTGGATCGGAACGGTACTTTCAGTGTTTATGTATGTATCATATATTCCCCAAATATGGGGCGACGTTCACGGACACAAAACGCCGTTTATACAGCCTTTAGCTGCCGCGGTTAACTGCACTATATGGACGGCTTACGGACTTTTAAAAGAAAAACGCGACTATCCTTTATCGGCGGCAAATCTGCCCGGCGTTATCTTCGGACTAATTGCAACATTCGCTGCCTTTTAA
- a CDS encoding ABC transporter ATP-binding protein — protein sequence MLRFSINRFGTYMAQIKFDSVTFRYGTHTIFEDFSLTVDESQILGVVGPSGCGKTTLIRCLCGFIKPEKGEIHIGDTCVFSAKKRINVAPEKRNIGVVFQDYAVWPHMTVWENVVYPMKKKKMSKDEIQKKAEFALSQVRMEKYKNHLPSQLSGGQQQRVAIARSLVSSDDVIVLDEPITNLDAKLREEMLVEIRQIQRTVGTTILYITHDQQAALQLCDKIAVMNPSGALSQIGTDEEILLTPADKFVFTFIGVSNFIPVKKKSDGMYFDLNGKEIRYADVPESALPSDVTNGEYDMGIRPSDIVFDETSSVRGTVKSSSFLGSESTYFVDFEGKEIRVEQGTLDMLNSREYAPGDVAGLKFINPKYYAREKTARAAEAV from the coding sequence ATGCTGCGGTTTTCCATAAACCGATTCGGTACGTATATGGCTCAGATAAAATTCGATTCCGTTACATTCAGATACGGAACGCACACGATATTCGAGGATTTTTCGCTCACGGTGGACGAAAGCCAAATCCTCGGCGTCGTCGGTCCGTCCGGCTGCGGCAAAACGACGCTCATCCGCTGTCTCTGCGGATTTATTAAACCGGAAAAGGGCGAAATCCACATCGGCGACACATGTGTGTTCAGCGCAAAAAAGCGTATCAATGTTGCGCCCGAAAAACGCAATATCGGCGTCGTCTTTCAGGATTACGCGGTGTGGCCGCACATGACGGTGTGGGAAAACGTCGTCTATCCGATGAAAAAGAAAAAGATGTCGAAAGACGAAATACAAAAAAAAGCGGAGTTCGCGCTTTCTCAAGTACGGATGGAAAAATATAAAAATCACTTGCCGTCTCAGCTGTCGGGCGGACAGCAGCAGCGCGTTGCGATCGCGCGTTCTCTCGTGTCGTCGGACGATGTTATCGTACTCGACGAGCCGATTACGAACCTCGACGCAAAGCTCCGCGAAGAGATGCTCGTCGAAATACGGCAGATCCAGCGGACGGTCGGTACGACGATTTTATATATAACGCACGATCAGCAGGCGGCTTTACAGCTTTGCGATAAAATCGCGGTGATGAATCCCTCCGGTGCTTTAAGTCAAATCGGCACCGACGAAGAGATCCTGCTCACCCCCGCCGATAAATTCGTCTTTACGTTTATCGGCGTATCGAATTTTATTCCGGTAAAGAAAAAATCGGACGGTATGTATTTCGATCTGAACGGCAAAGAGATACGCTACGCCGATGTCCCCGAATCCGCGTTGCCGTCCGATGTGACGAACGGTGAATACGATATGGGCATCCGTCCGTCCGACATCGTTTTCGATGAAACCTCTTCCGTGCGCGGTACCGTAAAGAGTTCGAGTTTTCTCGGAAGCGAAAGCACCTACTTCGTCGATTTCGAAGGCAAGGAAATACGCGTCGAACAGGGTACGCTCGACATGCTCAATTCCCGCGAGTATGCGCCCGGCGACGTTGCGGGGCTGAAGTTCATCAATCCGAAATACTATGCGCGGGAAAAAACCGCCCGGGCGGCGGAGGCTGTATGA